CGAGCCGACCATCTTCTGCTGGTCCTGGCCCTTGAAGTTGAAGCGGCCGATGTAGGCGCGCGACTGGATCTCCACGCCATTGATGTTGAGGATGTCCAGGCCGCCGGCAATTTCCTGGAACACGTTGTGGTTGCCTTCCAGTGCGTCGCGGCTCTGGTCCACGTAGGACAGCTGCACGGTCGGGCCGACCACGATCTCGCCGGAATCGGGCTTCTCCTGGCCGGTGATCATCTTGAACAGCGTCGACTTACCGGCACCGTTGGGGCCGATGATGCCGACGATGGCGCCCGGCGGCACGAGCATCGACAGGTTGTCGATCAGCAGCCGGTCGCCGAACTTCTTGGAGACGTTCTTGAATTCCATCACCGAGTTGCCCAGGCGCTCGCCCGGCGGAATGAAGATTTCATTGGTCTCGTTGCGGCGCTGGTAATCCACCGACTGCAGCTCTTCCAGGCGGGCCAGACGCGCCTTGCCCTTGGTGCGGCCGCCCTTGGCATTCTGCCGCGACCATTCCAGTTCCTTCTGGATCGCCTTCTGGCGTGACTTTTCTTGGTTGTCTTCCTGCTTGAGGCGCTCGTCCTTCTGGGTCAGCCAGTCGGTGTAGTTGCCCTTCCACGGAATGCCGCGGCCGCGGTCCAGTTCCAGGATCCACTCGGCGGCGTTGTCCAGGAAGTAGCGATCATGGGTCACCGCCACCACGGTGCCGGTGTAGCGCGCCAGGAACTGCTCCAGCCATTCCACCGACTCGGCGTCCAGGTGGTTGGTCGGTTCGTCGAGCAGCAGCATGTCCGGCTTCTGCAGCAGCAGGCGGCACAGCGCCACGCGGCGCTTCTCGCCACCGGACAGCTTGCCCACGATCGCGTCCCACGGCGGCAGGCGCAGCGCATCGGCGGCCACGTCCAGCTGATTTTCCAGGGTGTGGGCATCGCCGGCGGCCAGGATCGCCTCCAGGCGCTCCTGTTCCTTGGCCAGCGCATCGAAGTCGGCGCCTTCTTCGGCATAGGCAAGATACACCGCATCCAGCGCGGCCTGGGCCTGCAGCACGTCGCCCACGCCTTCTTCGACCGCCTCGCGCACGGTGTGCTCGGGGTTGAGCTGCGGTTCCTGCGCCAGGTAGCCGACCTTGATACCGGCCTGCGGACGGGCTTCGCCCTCGAAATCGGTATCCACCCCGGCCATGATCTTCAGCACCGTCGACTTGCCGGCGCCGTTCAGGCCCAGCAGGCCGATCTTGGCGCCCGGGAAGAAGCTCAGCGAAATGTCCTTGATGATCTGCCGCTTGGGCGGGACCACCTTGCTGACGCGGTTCATGGTGTAGATGTATTGCGACATGGGTGCTCCGTGGACGCAGGCAGCCCGCCGGCCGAGGCCGGAGGCAGCGGAAAATGGATTGCGCCGATTATACCGGCAACTGCCTGGAGCCGCGGCGGGCCGATCCGGAGCTAAACAACAGCCTACCTATTACCTGAATAGGGATTTTCGTAACCGATTCCAGCAAGAATGCGTTAAGGCGGGCAGCGTCGTAATGAAATTGCGAGATCGCAAACAGGAGCTGGTCATGAACCGCAAACGCATCGTTACCGTTGTGCTTTCCTCCATCCTGGCGCTGGGTTCCGTGGCACCGGCTGCGTTCGCCGGGGACTGGGACCGCGACCACGATCGCCGCGGCCACGACCGCGATCACCGCGGCGACTGGCGCAACGACCGCCGTGATTGGCGCGACGATCGCCAGGCCGACCGTCGCGAGTGGCGCGATGACCGCCGCCACTACAGCAGCGGTTACCGCGAGGGCTACCGCGACGCGCGCTACCAGGATCGCCGCTACGACCGCAGGCCGGTCTATGTCTACGACCGCCCGTCTTACTACCGCGCCGGCCCACCGCCGCGTCCGTATTGGGCCCGCGGCCAGCGCTATCACGGCCCGGTCTACGTGATCAACGACTACGACCGCTACGACCTGCGCCGCCCGCCGTATGGCTACCGCTGGCAGCGCGACGACCGCGGCAACCTGCTGCTGATCGCCATCGCCACCGGCATCATTGCCGACCTGGTGCTCAACAACTAAGCCGACGCTGCGACCAGCGGCTTCCAGCCGCTGGAGGGCAATCGAGCCGGTCAACACACAAGGGCGCACCTTCGGGTGCGCCTTTGCCATGTGTGTCGCGCGGGCGCATGGGCTGCGTCCTCAGCCGATTGGTCACCCGTGCGGCGGGGGCTTACAATCGGCGGCCTTACTGGCTGCAGCTGCCCCGGAGCTTCGAATGTTCTCGCGCGACGTCCGACTGGAAACCTACGACCCCGAACTGGCCAACGCCATCGCCGCTGAAGTCGGCCGCCAGGAGGATCACGTCGAACTGATCGCCAGCGAGAACTACTGCAGCGCGCTGGTGATGGAAGCGCAGGGCAGCCAGCTGACCAACAAGTACGCCGAAGGCTACCCGGGCAAGCGCTACTACGGCGGTTGCGAGTACGTGGACATCGCCGAGCAACTGGCGATCGACCGCATCAAGCAGGTGTTTGGCGCCGACTATGCGAACGTGCAGCCGCATAGCGGCTCGCAGGCCAACCAGGCGGTGTATCTGGCGCTGCTGCAGCCGGGCGACACCATCCTGGGCATGAGCCTGGCCCACGGCGGCCACCTGACCCACGGCGCCAAGGTCAATGTGTCCGGCAAGTTGTTCAATGCGGTGCAATACGGCGTCAACGAGCAGGGCCTGATCGACTACGACGCAGTGCAGCGTCTTGCCAGCGAGCACAAGCCGAAGATGGTGGTGGCCGGTTTCTCTGCGTACTCGCAGAAGATCGACTGGGCGCGCTTCCGCGCCATTGCCGACAGCGTCGGTGCGTATCTGTTCGTGGACATGGCCCACGTCGCCGGCCTGGTGGCTGCCGGGGTGTATCCCAGCCCGATGGAACATGCGCACGTGGTCACCTCGACCACCCACAAGACCCTGCGCGGCCCGCGCGGCGGCATCATCGTGGCCAAGGGCGCGAGCGAAGAGCTGCAGAAGAAGCTGCAGTCGATCGTGTTCCCCGGCATCCAGGGCGGCCCGCTGATGCACGTGATCGCGGCCAAGGCGGTGGCGTTCAAGGAAGCGCTGGAGCCGGCGTTCAAGACCTACCAGCAGCAGGTGGTCAAGAATGCCCAGGCGATGGCCAGGACGCTGATCGCACGCGGCTACAAGATCGTCTCCGGTGGCACCGAAAATCACCTGATGCTGGTGGACATGATCGGTCGCGATGTCTCCGGCAAGGATGCCGAAGCCGCGCTGGGCAAGGCCCACATCACCGTCAACAAGAATTCGGTCCCCAACGACCCGCGCTCGCCGTTCGTGACCTCGGGCCTGCG
The window above is part of the Xanthomonas cassavae CFBP 4642 genome. Proteins encoded here:
- the ettA gene encoding energy-dependent translational throttle protein EttA — encoded protein: MSQYIYTMNRVSKVVPPKRQIIKDISLSFFPGAKIGLLGLNGAGKSTVLKIMAGVDTDFEGEARPQAGIKVGYLAQEPQLNPEHTVREAVEEGVGDVLQAQAALDAVYLAYAEEGADFDALAKEQERLEAILAAGDAHTLENQLDVAADALRLPPWDAIVGKLSGGEKRRVALCRLLLQKPDMLLLDEPTNHLDAESVEWLEQFLARYTGTVVAVTHDRYFLDNAAEWILELDRGRGIPWKGNYTDWLTQKDERLKQEDNQEKSRQKAIQKELEWSRQNAKGGRTKGKARLARLEELQSVDYQRRNETNEIFIPPGERLGNSVMEFKNVSKKFGDRLLIDNLSMLVPPGAIVGIIGPNGAGKSTLFKMITGQEKPDSGEIVVGPTVQLSYVDQSRDALEGNHNVFQEIAGGLDILNINGVEIQSRAYIGRFNFKGQDQQKMVGSLSGGERGRLHMAKTLLQGGNVLLLDEPSNDLDIETLRALEDALLEFPGNTFVISHDRWFLDRIATHILAFEGDSHVEFFQGNYREYEEDKRRRMGDDAGPKRLRFKALK
- a CDS encoding RcnB family protein, yielding MNRKRIVTVVLSSILALGSVAPAAFAGDWDRDHDRRGHDRDHRGDWRNDRRDWRDDRQADRREWRDDRRHYSSGYREGYRDARYQDRRYDRRPVYVYDRPSYYRAGPPPRPYWARGQRYHGPVYVINDYDRYDLRRPPYGYRWQRDDRGNLLLIAIATGIIADLVLNN
- the glyA gene encoding serine hydroxymethyltransferase, whose amino-acid sequence is MFSRDVRLETYDPELANAIAAEVGRQEDHVELIASENYCSALVMEAQGSQLTNKYAEGYPGKRYYGGCEYVDIAEQLAIDRIKQVFGADYANVQPHSGSQANQAVYLALLQPGDTILGMSLAHGGHLTHGAKVNVSGKLFNAVQYGVNEQGLIDYDAVQRLASEHKPKMVVAGFSAYSQKIDWARFRAIADSVGAYLFVDMAHVAGLVAAGVYPSPMEHAHVVTSTTHKTLRGPRGGIIVAKGASEELQKKLQSIVFPGIQGGPLMHVIAAKAVAFKEALEPAFKTYQQQVVKNAQAMARTLIARGYKIVSGGTENHLMLVDMIGRDVSGKDAEAALGKAHITVNKNSVPNDPRSPFVTSGLRLGTPAITTRGYKEQDSIDLANWIADVLDAPSDEAVLAKVGEAVTAQCKKYPVYG